A single genomic interval of Odontesthes bonariensis isolate fOdoBon6 chromosome 3, fOdoBon6.hap1, whole genome shotgun sequence harbors:
- the LOC142376567 gene encoding inter-alpha-trypsin inhibitor heavy chain H3-like: MPEERPSCLPVMSTMWRVLLLWVCVCICPPAQAQGALVISKRETLTEETKEDTGTGPVKKRITSSANVDVYSVRVACTVTSRFAHTVMTSKALNKANSTQEIRFEMELPKTAFITNFSMEIDGRVYSGEVKEKEKAKKQYEKAVSSGQSAGLIKAFGRNMEKFSASVNIAAKSSVTFNLIYEELLQRKLGQYEIVTRVKIENPVQEFQILADIYEPQGITFVEASATFLTNELLPLIEKTTSDTKAHISFLPTVEQQKCPRCEGTIINGYFIVKYDVKRKQSLGEVQVVNGYFVHYFSPPDLVRIPKNVVFVIDSSGSMHGTKIRQTQEAMAAILRDLHEDDHFGIVLFDDNISTWRNSLSKATKTNVSQAINYVKKTYAGSSTDINSAVLRAVSMLRSKRQDTKLSDRSVDMIILLTDGMPNHGVSNTQMIQQNVHSAIAGNMSLFCLGFGNDVAYSFLDVMSRQNKGLARRIFEASDVVTQLKGFYEEVSSTLLFDVELHYPDNAVGSLTKNHYSHLFNGSEIVVAGQLTQNDMDNFLVEVFAQGPEGNVQVKEKASGADWHMVYPEKEYIFGDFTERLWAYLTIQQLLERSDIGSEQDKKNATAQALEMSLRYGFVTPLTSMVVTKPESDDSAGRSLIADKLTEDQRQQADRRKVSKAPSAPLYRGKGDVDGDPHFMIELPDRDDALCFNINDKPGTIFNLVRDQKSGFVVNGQIIGKKKLVPNGNNNTFFGRFGITHQKLGLRLEVSTQDISVFYNSKQVRLLWSDTTFLKDTGLDLRLTNNCSMTVTLRHSVKFLVIKHTKIWKRRHDQQEYLGFYTLDSHHLSPSVHGLLGKKTAGSQFYHGVEFEATELHPGKIQDKFDAIMYVKGQKLNVTRHWQKDFSRDVKNGEIIHCWFVTNDGRGLIDGTASDYTVSDLFTV; the protein is encoded by the exons CAGGCCCAGGGAGCTCTGGTTATTTccaaaagagaaactctgacAGAG GAGACTAAAGAAGATACGGGCACTGGGCCAGTTAAG AAAAGAATCACAAGCTCTGCAAAT GTGGACGTGTACAGTGTTAGAGTCGCTTGCACGGTGACATCCCGTTTCGCCCACACTGTCATGACCTCCAAGGCTCTAAACAAAGCAAACTCCACCCAGGAAATCCGCTTTGAAATGGAGCTGCCCAAAACCGCCTTCATCACCAACTTTAGCAT GGAAATCGATGGTCGGGTGTATTCTggagaggtgaaggagaaagagaaagccAAGAAACAGTATGAGAAGGCTGTTTCATCAGGACAGTCTGCTGGACTGATAAA GGCCTTTGGAAGAAATATGGAGAAATTCTCAGCGTCTGTCAACATTGCTGCCAAAAGCAGTGTAACTTTCAATCTTATCTATGAGGAGCTGCTTCAGAGGAAACTGGGCCAATATGAGATTGTGACTCGAGTTAAAATCGAAAATCCAGTGCAGGAGTTTCAG ATTCTGGCAGACATCTATGAGCCGCAGGGAATTACCTTTGTTGAGGCCAGTGCAACTTTCCTCACCAATGAGCTGCTCCCCCTGATAGAGAAAACCACCTCAGACACAAAG gcaCACATCTCTTTCTTACCAACAGTGGAGCAGCAGAAGTGTCCTCGCTGTGAAGGCACAATAATTAATGGATATTTCATCGTCAAGTACGATGTGAAACGAAAACAGAGTTTGGGGGAGGTTCAG GTTGTCAATGGATACTTTGTGCACTACTTCTCTCCCCCTGACCTGGTCAGAATTCCTAAGAATGTGGTGTTTGTAATCGACAGTAGTGGATCGATGCATGGAACAAAGATTAGACAG ACTCAAGAAGCAATGGCTGCCATTCTCAGAGACCTCCATGAAGATGACCACTTTGGTATCGTCCTGTTTGACGATAATATTAGCACCTGGCGGAACTCTCTTTCCAAAGCAACTAAAACAAATGTTTCTCAAGCCATCAACTATGTGAAAAAAACATACGCGGGTTCAA GCACAGATATCAATTCCGCTGTATTGAGGGCAGTGAGCATGCTGAGGAGCAAAAGACAAGACACGAAACTTTCAGACAGAAGTGTGGATATGATCATTTTACTGACTGATGGGATGCCAAACCATG GGGTGTCCAACACTCAGATGATCCAGCAGAATGTGCATTCTGCTATTGCGGGCAACATGTCTCTGTTCTGTCTTGGATTTGGAAATGATGTGGCTTATTCCTTCCTGGATGTGATGAGCAGGCAAAACAAAGGACTGGCTCGCAGAATCTTTGAAGCTTCAGATGTAGTCACTCAGCTCAAG GGCTTCTATGAAGAGGTATCCAGCACTCTGCTCTTTGACGTGGAACTGCATTATCCTGACAATGCAGTGGGCTCCTTGACCAAAAACCACTACAGCCACTTGTTCAATGGCTCAGAGATTGTGGTGGCTGGCCAGCTGACTCAAAATGACATGGATAACTTTTTGGTGGAGGTCTTTGCCCAGGGG CCTGAAGGGAACGTTCAGGTAAAGGAAAAAGCCAGCGGGGCAGATTGGCACATGGTGTACCCAGAAAAGGAATACATCTTTGGCGATTTCACTGAGCGTTTGTGGGCCTATCTCACCATCCAACAGCTACTCGAGAGGAG tGACATTGGCTCTGAGCAGGACAAAAAGAACGCAACAGCACAGGCCCTAGAGATGTCTCTGCGGTACGGCTTTGTCACCCCTCTCACCTCCATGGTGGTCACCAAGCCTGAATCTGACGACAGTGCAGGACGCTCTCTTATTGCTGATAAACTGACAGAAG ACCAGCGACAGCAGGCTGACAGACGCAAAG TATCCAAGGCTCCTTCTGCTCCCCTTTACCGTGGAAAAGGAGATG TGGATGGAGATCCTCATTTCATGATAGAGTTGCCAGACAGAGACGATGCTCTCTGCTTCAACATAAACGACAAACCGGGGACCATTTTCAATTTGGTGAGAGACCAAAAGTCAG GTTTTGTGGTTAATGGGCAAATCATTGGCAAGAAGAAACTTGTTCCAAATGGCAACAACAACACCTTCTTTGGTCGTTTTGGTATTACCCATCAGAAGCTTGGGTTGCGGTTGGAAGTTAGCACTCAGGATATCTCAGTCTTTTACAACAGCAAGCAGGTGAGGCTGCTGTGGTCTGATACAACCTTCCTCAAAGATACCGG TCTGGACCTTAGATTGACTAATAACTGCAGCATGACAGTAACACTGAGGCACTCAGTTAAATTTCTGGTcatcaaacacacaaaaatttGGAAGAGGCGCCATGACCAACAAGAATACCTGGGCTTCTACACCCTCGACAGCCACCACTTGTCTCCTTCAGTTCATGGTCTACTTGGTAAGAAAACAGCAGGAAG TCAGTTCTACCATGGAGTTGAATTTGAGGCGACAGAGTTGCATCCTGGCAAAATCCAAGATAAATTCGATGCCATCATGTATGTGAAGGGACAAAAACTCAACGTGACCAG GCACTGGCAAAAAGACTTCAGCAGGGATGTGAAGAATGGAGAAATTATACACTGCTGGTTTGTTACCAATGATGGAAGAGGCCTCATAGATGGGACAGCCTCAGACTACACTGTGTCAGACCTTTTTACAGTTTGA